Genomic window (Cyanobacteria bacterium GSL.Bin1):
TTAAAAAGGTCCGTTTCCCGTAGGCTTTTCCCACTTCACTGGCTGTGGTATCGGATAATTTCGTGCTAAAACTGGCCACATATGCGAGTAACAAAATCGGTGTCGGGATTATGCTCAAATCAGGACTTTGATTGAGGGCAATACCGAGGGCACAGACGGTCGCTACTAACGCGGATCCCCAGACATTTTCCGGACCCCTCGCCCCAGAACGCTTTTCCGCAATACCGGCTGCTTCTTTTTGCGCTAACCCAATGCGAGTGACTGCTGAACCCACTAAAAAGTAAAACATTACCACCGTGTAACCTTGCCAGCCTAAGATTCCCCAAATGAGAACTCCCAATAACCAAGCATTGGCTAATCCAGCTGGGGTTAATAATTTTTTCGGAGCGATAATTGCAATTAATAATAAGATAGTGTTGAGAGCGACTGCGACAAGCCAAGGAACCAAAACTGAAGGGAAGTTGCTCATTGCTCATTTTGAGATTAAATTTGCCACAATGGTACGCGATCGCGCGACTCGTTAGCAACAGGAGAAAGCTATGAAAACGCCCATTTTTCATCTCGCAATTCCCGTTAAAGATATTACCGTAGCCAAAACGTTTTATGTCGATGGCTTAGGCTGTGAAGTGGGAAGAGAAACAGATCGCGCTGCCATTCTCAACTTCTACGGACATCAACTGGTTACCCACACCACAACTGAAGAATTAACCCCCCAAAAAGGAATTTATCCCCGACATTTTGGCATGATTTTTCCCAGTGAAGAGGATTGGGAAGCAGTCTGGAAACGAGCAACTGCTCAGGATTTAACCTTCTATCAATCAGCAAAGCATCGCTTTCCGGGGGAACTTACTGAACATCGAACCTTCTTTTTACAAGATCCCTTTTATAACCTGCTGGAGTTCAAATACTATCGTTATGCCGAAGCCATTTTCGGTGGGCGCAATTTAACTGCAGTGGGAGAAAGAAATTAAAGACCTTGTTAGACCAAAAGGAGAAACGCTTTGAACCCTCTCACCTGCGCCAGTATTTACCTTAGCTTAACCGTCAGCGCTGTGCTGCCAATATTTGTGGCCCCGACGATAACCCAGTCAGTGCAAGCGCAAACGACAGAAACAATTCTTTATGTTGATGCCAATACGGGCAACGATGAAACCGCAAGCGGCACTCGCGACAGTCCCTACCAAACCTTAACGCAAGCAATTGCAGCCGCCCCTGCCAATGCCGTGATTCAATTAGCCAATGGCACCTATAGCGAAGACACCGGAGAAACCTTCCCCATTGTGGTAAAAAAGCCCTTAGAAATTCGTGGGCATCCCAGTAGTCAAGGGTATCAGGTAAAAATTCAGGGGGGAGGGGAATTTTATAGTCCCACTGGGGCGGGGCAAAGTGTTGCCATTGCCCTGTTAGAAGATAGTACCCTCACCGGCGTCAGCGTCACCAATCAGCGCGATCGCGGAATTGGAGTTTGGATTGAAGGAGCCAGTCCAACGTTGATCAAAAATACCTTTGAACGGAATGATAACACTGGAGTAGCCGTCAATGGCAAAGGGGCAGCTGTTATCCAAGATAACTATTTCTACAGTAATTCTGGCAATGGCATGGTGATTTACGGACAAAGTCAACCCACAGTTGAAAATAATACCTTTGAACGCACCGGGTTTGGCATTAGCATTACCCAAGAGGCAAGCCCCGAGTTAATCGGTAATGAAATTAAGCATAATCGCATTGGTGTCATGGTAGAAGGGAACGCCCAACCGATTCTTCGAGAGAACCTAATTGCCCTCTCCACAGAAGATGGACTCGTCGCCATCACCAATTCACGCCCCAACCTCGGTACATCCGATGCGCCCGGTGGCAATATTTTTCGCAGTAACCGCGGGCAAGCAATTAAAAACTTAACCAAAACTTACACGATTCCTGCCAGTGGGAATCAAATTGCGGGAGAGACGACCGGTCAAATCGATCTCAGCGCAACCGTTGCTGAAACTGCCCCCATTCCCCGTGATCCATTACCCCTTGCCGAAACGCCGAACCAGGATCCCTCGACCAACGAATCCAACGCTGCTGAAAGGGCTCCCATTCCCCTCAATCGTAATTTATCACCTCTCCCTGCAACCTCTAATCAAGGTACCGCTACTAACGAATCCGACTCTGATTCCTCCTCTGGAGAATTGGTCTGGACGGCACCGAATTATGTTCCCCCCGCTAATTCGGAATCTAATACCCCACTCCCCCCACTCAATCGCTCATTATCATCATCTCCTTCCGAGTCTCAACGGGCACTTCCTCCTAGCCAACCCCTCTCCTTAGACCCTCCCCCTCCAGAATCAGTTCCTAGTCATAACACTAGTAACGCAAATAATACAACGACTAATGCGAGTTCTAACCGTTCTAGCGGTAGAAGTCTCGAAGAACTCTTAGTTTTAGAACCCAATGCTTCGCCGCCCAATTCCTCCCCTCGCCGTAATGCCAATTCCTTACCTGTTCCCAGTGGGAATATCCCTACTGGACAGCCGTTTCGTCCGGGTGCGTCACCGGAAGAGCGAGTCACGGCTGTCGGGGGACAGTATCGCGTGATTGTAGAAATTACTCAAGCCAGTGATCAACGTCGTGTTCAAGAGATTGTTCCTCAAGCCTTTGCAAGCCGTTATCAAGGACGACCAGTTATGCAAGTGGGCATTTTCCGCACCACAGCCAATGCTGAAGAAATTCGTCAAAAGTTACGACAAGCGGGGTTACAAGTCCAAGTTATCGCAGTGAGTAACGATCAATGACAAAATCAGGGCAAGAGAGGAAAATAGGAAGATAAATAATAAATTTGGTGTGAAGGCGGTTTTTTGAATCTCTTTCACCACTTAAAGAAGCGTAAATCAATCAAGGTAAACAGAACCGTGAAATTAATTACGATTATCGGCTCAACGGGTTCAATTGGGACGCAAACCTTAGAAATTGCCGCGCAATATCCTGAAGAATTTAAGATTGTTGGACTGGCAGCTGGAAATAATATCGAATTATTAGCCAGACAAGTGGAACAGTTTCGTCCCCAAATTGTTGCTACCTGCTATGAGGAAAAATTGCCGGAATTACAAGCAGCGTTAGCGGGCTTAGATTACGAACCGATTCTCCTGGCTGGGGAAGAGGGCGTGGTGGAAGTGGCTCAATATGGTGATGCCGAAAGTGTGGTCACGGGGATTGTCGGCTGTGCTGGTTTATTGCCCACTCTCGCAGCAATCAAGGCCGGAAAGAATATTGCTTTGGCCAATAAAGAAACCTTGATTGCCGGGGCACCAGTGGTTTTACCTTTAGTAGAAAAACATGGGGTGAAGTTACTTCCTGCTGACTCCGAACATTCTGCGATTTTTCAATGCTTACAAGGCGTACCGGAAGATGGATTACGACGGATTTTATTAACGGCGTCTGGTGGGGCATTTCGTGACTTACCGGTAGAACAGTTGCCAACGGTTAAAGTTGCTGATGCCTTGAAACATCCCAACTGGTCGATGGGTCAGAAAATTACCATTGATTCGGCAACTTTAATGAATAAAGGCTTAGAAGTGATTGAAGCGCATTATCTCTTTGGAGTCGATTATGACCAAATTGACATCGTGATTCATCCTCAGAGTATTATTCATTCCCTGATTGAGTTACAAGATACATCTGTTCTCGCACAGTTGGGGTGGGCAGATATGCGTTTACCCTTACTTTATGCCCTTTCCTATCCGGATCGCCTCTATACCGATTGGGAACCCTTAGATTTAGTGAAAGCGGGAAGCTTGACCTTTAAAGACCCGGATCATGATAAATATCCATGTATGCAACTGGCTTATCATGCTGGCAAAGCTGGTGGGTTAATGCCGGCTGTTTTAAATGCGGCAAATGAGCAAGCAGTGAGTCTATTTTTAGAAGAAAAAATCGGCTTTTTGGATATTCCGCGTCTCATTGAACAGGTCTGCGATCGCGCTGCTAACTATAATACCCAAACTCCAAGCCTTGAAGATATCCTAACAGTCAATCAACAAGCCAGACAAGATGTTCTCTCTGCCGCCCAATCCTTAAAGACGGTAACTGCGTGACCTATCCTCCTTTTTCCGGCTGGTCACTAGATGAACGTGACCCGAAAACCATTCAAACTTGGCTCGCTGGGTTTCAGTGGTTTTATGACCATTATTTTCAAGCAGAAACAGAGGGGTGGGAACATATCCCAGCTTCAGGGGGCGCACTACTGGTGGGTTCCCATAACGGCGGACTGGCTGCTCCTGATACGATGATTACCATCTATGATTGGTTTCAGCATTTTAGCACCGAACGACCCGCCTATGGACTGATGCATTCTCATATGTGGAAAGCGTACCGCCCCATCGCCCAAATTGCCAGTCGCATGGGTGCGATACAGGCCAATCCGCGCCTGGCGATTCCCGCTTTACGCAGAGAGGCTTGTGTTTTAGTGTATCCAGGTGGCGGAAAGGATGTCTTTCGTCCGTATTGGGAACGCGATCAGATTAAATTTTTTGATCAGCAAGGCTTTATCAAATTAGCATTGCAAGAGAAGGTTCCGATTGTTCCTGTGGTGTCTTGGGGCGCTCATGAAACGTTATTCGTTTTAGCGGATATTTATGAACCGATGAAAGCCTTTCTGGAGACGTTTGACCTCCCTTGGCTATTTAACCTTGATCCAGAAGTATTTCCCATTTATTTGGGCTTGCCGTGGGGGGTGGCATTTGGTCCCTTGATCAATATCCCCCTTCCCGCCAAAATTCGGGTGCGCCTTTGTCCACCCATTGTCTTTGAGCGTTATGGACGAGACGCCGCCAAAGACTTGGACTATGTTCAGCAGTGCTATGACACTGTGGTGGAACAGATGCAAAGGCAGCTCAATCAGTTAATTGCCGAATCTAGTTGAATAACCGGGGGGAGATGACTCACTGGGGCAGGCTTCATTTCCCCTCGACTGTCAAGGATGAAGACCAAAATGAGATAAACGACTGCAATCAGAATTGAAAATGCTCCCGTCGCGATCGCGACAATCTTTCCTTTCGTCATGAAAATTACAAGAGGCAGGACATTTGATAATCTAGCATACGGGATGTGGAAAGCTCTCGTTGTCTGGAACGATGTGGTCAGACGGCTAACTTGTTGAGTGTCATTCAGTTTACGATCACTTTACCCTTTTATTAGCTCCGGTTTTTGCCAGATGATTTGCCCATAATATTCTGTTTTCTTAAACTTTCAATTCGCTTCTTGTGAATCATCAGAAAAACTAATTTGATTCGATTCATATTCAGGGGGTTCAATATGAATCAGAATTCGCGCCGGGCTAAAATATTCTTCTAATTTTTGTTCTACCGCTTCAGTAATGTCATGCGCCGCTTCCACATCATCACTATCCACAATCATGTGCATTTCAATAAACACTTGTCGCCCCACCACGCCTCGAGACGCAATATTGTGACAATTAATGACACCTGGGACTTGCATGACAATCCGATAAATCACTTCTGGAGGGATGGCAATTTCATCCACTAACCACGGTAAATTCTCTCGTAAAACTTTCCAGCCACTCTTGAGGACTAAAAGGGCAACCGGAAACGCAAGAATGACATCTAACCATTGCAATTGCGAGATCTCCCAGATTTGAGCTTGCCACATTCCCACCAAGCCCAAAATAACAACCAGGGTAATCCAAACATCGCCCATTGTATGGTAAGAATCCGCTACCAAAATCGGACTATCTAACTGGAGTCCAATCCGACGTTCGTAAAAGGCAACAAAGATATTAATCCCTAAGACAATAATTAACAACCATAGTTCCCAACTACTCAACTCAATGACAGCAGCCCCTTCAATCAGACGCTCGATGATGCGCTGGAGAATTTCAAAGCAAGTGATACCTAAAAAGGCAGCAACGCCCAATGCCCCCAATGCTTCATATTTTTGGTGTCCGTAAGGATGTTCGCGATCGGGCTGAGGAGACGCAAACTGATTACTCACTAAGCCCAAAACATTATTCGCACTATCCGTAAAACTATGCAAGGCATCCGCTTGAATACTTAACGAACCGGTAAAAAAACCCACCACGACCTTGAGTCCCATGACCAACAGATTGAGGATGAGGGTAAGAATGAGGACTCGGCGGACTTGGGGGCGATTATCGTTCGTCGTCATGGGGATACCAAATTTCCGAAACTTGATCCGCGATCGCGCTGGCTTCGGCGATGCTCTCTCCTAAAACCGTAACATGACCCAGCTTCCGTCCAGGACGAGCTTGAGTTTTCCCATACCAGTAAACATGAGTATTCGGGAGAACCTCGAGTTGCTTCCGCTTTTCTAAATATTGTTCAGTTGCGGATTCATACCCCAATAAATTCACCATTACGGCTGCTGCTGCCTTCATTTGCGGTGGCGTCAGCATTTCACCGGTAACCGCTTTCAAGTGCATCGCAAACTGAGAAACCTCGCACGCATCCAGAGTATAGTGCCCTGAGTTGTGGGTACGGGGGGCAATTTCATTGACGAGAATGTGATGATCTTCGGTGAGAAAGAACTCAATGCCAAAAATGCCAATCCAATCGAGTGCCGAAAGGAGGGTTTGCGCGATCGCGCTAATTTCTGCTTCTAATGTTTCAGAAATCCGTGCCGGTGCAATCACCCGCTGACACACTTGATGATGCTGATAGGTTTCCACAATTGGATACACCACTGTTTCCCCATTTACCCCGCGCGCTGCCATGACCGCCAACTCACACTCAAAGGGAATAAAATTTTCTAGGAGAACTTGCTCACCTTTTAACTGTTCCCATACCTGATCCAAAGACCATTCATCATCAATAATAAACGTTCCCTGTCCATCGTAGCCATGACGTCGGACCTTGGCCACAACGGGTAATTCATCAACCGGAAAATCGGTTTCTCCTGCAATCACATTCTTAAATGCAGGAACCGGTAAGCCTAATTCCTGCAAATAACAGCGTTGTTCATACTTATCCAACAACGGCGCCAGAGAAGACAAACTGGGACGAAATAATACCTGATCCCGCAAGCGACTCAATCCTGCTTGATCAATAAACTCATTTTCAAACGTGATCACATCACAATTCTGAGCCAATTTTTCGGTTGCCTCTAAATCAGATAAGGGGGCAATAATACTTTCCTCTGCTACCGCCACCGCCGGATCATCCGGATTTACTGCTTGTACCCACAGAGAGACGCCTAGTTTTTGCGCCGCTTGTCCCATCATCCAGGCAAGTTGTCCGCCGCCAATTACACCGACACGTTGACTCATAAACACCCCAACGAATCACGAGTAGCAACACCGGTTTCCTCATTCACTCCGCTTGCCATTTCGCAAAGCTGATCGATTTGTTGACTATCAAGAACCGCATTGGTAAAGTCAGCACCGGCAATATCAGCATTTTCAAAAATGGCTCGGCTGAGAATGGCATCTTCTAAGATGGTCTGACTCAGATTCGCATTGGTAAAATCAACCCCATTGAGGACCGTAAACGTTAAATTAGCCCCGTGTAAGTTGGCATCTTTCATCACCGATGCGGTAAAAATCGAACCTCGTAAGTCCGCTTCAGTCAAATTGGCTGCACTTAAATTGGCATCAGACACCTCTCGCAGCTGCAAGGTTTCCCCAGATAAATCTTCCCCTGAGAGATCGGCACTAATCAAAGATTCCCGTTGAAAGCGAGTAGAGGTTTGGGCTTCCGCATTGAACGGTAAGACCAAAACAATGCACACCAGTAATAAACAAATCACTTGCATAACTTTATTGATCATTTTTTAATAAACTAATTCGATTCGGAATTCATTATTAATTGTTCATCTTTCAGGGTGGCTTGTCCATCCTCATTTTTCACTAACGCCGATTCATCCACTAACAAATCGAACCAAAACGTCGTTCCGACCCCTAACTCACTCACTAAGCGCACCATACTATGATGTTTCTCCACAATATTGCGGACAATGGATAGACCTAACCCGGTTCCCTCTAAGGTATGGACCTGATTTTCCACGCGGAAAAAGCGGTCAAAGATTGCTTCTTGGTCTTCGTTATCAATGCCAATTCCAGTATCAGCAACTTCCACTCGGACTTGCGGACTGGGTTGATAGGGATGATCCTCTGGATCAAGTAAATAAGCACGAATCATCACTTTTCCGCCCGGTTTGCTGAATTTCAAGGCATTTCCCACCAAATTGGCAAAGACTTGTAACAGCAAATCATAATTGCCCATCACCGGCGGGAGATCCGGTTGTACCTCTTGCAAAAGTTCAATTTCTTTATCTCTTGCGTTGAGATGATAACTCCGCAACGTTTGTTCAATGGGCTGATTTAAGTCCACCGCACCCATTTGATAGACTTTTGAAGATTCTAGACGAGATAAATCAAGAACATCATTAACTAAGCGGGTGAGTCGATCCGTTTCACTATTTGTAGTTTGCAAAAACTCTTTCCGTTCTTCTTGTGTCAGTTCTTCTCCATATTCAGAGAGCGTTTCAATAAACGACTTAATGTTGAATAATGGCGTTCTCAGTTCGTGGGAAACGTTGCTGATAAATTGACTTTTGGCTTTGTTTAACTCGACTTCCCGGGTGATGTCTTGCACGGTAATGGCAAGCCCCTTAATCGTCTCGCGATATTGGTCTAAAACGCGAGTCAGCATAATCCGTACCGTTCGTTCATGAGGGGTAGTGAGGGTAATCCGAAATTCTCCCCCTTCTTTATAGGAGTCTTCAACCGGATCGTTCTCTTCTCCATCTTCTCCATCATTTCCTTCTGCTGAGGCTTTAGCAATGACTTCTTGTAAGGGACCGCTAATTTCCATATTGACTTCGTGGGGAAGATGATGTAGTACATTTTCTCCTGTCATTTCTCGTCCTTCCCAGCCAAAAATCCGTTCGGCGGTGGGGTTGACTAACATCACGTGCAGATTTGTATCAATGAGAACTGCACCATCAGCAATGGTAGAAACTAGTGTTTCTAGTTTCGCTTTCTCTGCTGTCAGTTCTTCAATATTTTGTTCTTCATACCGGGCTAACCGTTCTGCCATGTAGTTGAAGCTAGAAATCAGTTCCCCTAACTCTCCGCCTAAAGGGAGTTCGATCCGTTGCTTGAAGTTCCCGGCAGCAATATTTCTCACCCCTACTAATAGTTCTTTAATAGGCTTAGTAATGGTCAATGCATTAAACACCGCACCTAAAATGACCATCGCCCAAATGGAGATAAAAACTGCAATTGTCACATCCCGCGTTAAGTTCGAGGAAGCAACCACGGTTGGGTTGGGGTTAATTCCCACCGCGAGAACGCCTAAATACTCATTCTCGTAGCTGAGAGGAACAAAAACATCCGTCACTTCCCCATTCGGTGTGGGATGTTGACGCACTAACGGTTGTTCCGAATCAGGAGAATAACTATCGGGGAGTTGGATGCGCCGTTGGATGGTTAGGGTATTATCTCCTTCCGCTTCTGAGAAGGGAATGCCAAACCGAATTTTCCCATCCGGTTCGGCGTAGAGAATGTAACGGACACTAGAAGTGCTACTATAAAACCGGCCTGAAAAAAGAGCCACCTCAGTCAGGTCATCTTCAGCAACCAGGGGCGCAATATTGGCAGCGAGAAGCAGTCCTAAATCCCGACCGAAACGAGTATCGTTCATCCGTGCATCTTGTTGAATGGTGTTGACCGCCCAAAACGTTAAGCCGCTCATCACTAGAGAAACCACGAGCGTTCCCACAGCCATTAAACGAGTTTGCAGCGTGAATTCTGACCACCAACGGGCAAGAATTTCTCTGATTGTATTCAATGCGCCAACACCTTTATTTCGCGATCGCGACAAGATTGTCCCTTTTATTTTGGCATATTTTTGTCAGTTGTTCGGTTTAGTCAGACTGTGCTTAACTGAGCTTAAGGTCATGGCGAAACCAAAATCAAAGTGGAATTGAGCAAGCTAGGATAATAAGGCTGTGTTGTAAATGAAACGGACATGATCGAACGTTATACTTTGCCCGCAATGGGGGACCTCTGGACAACCGAAGCAAAGTTAAAAACTTGGTTGCAGGTCGAGTTAGCGGTATGTGAAGCCCAAGCCGAATTAGGTTATATTCCAGAGACTGCCTTAACAGAAATTAAAGCCAAAGCTGATTTTGATCCGCAACGGGTACTCGAAATTGAAAAGGAAGTTCGTCATGATGTGATTGCCTTTTTAACCAATGTTAATGAATATGTGGGGGAGACTGGGCGCTATATTCATTTAGGTTTGACCAGTTCCGATGTCTTGGATACCGGGATTGCGTTGCAGTTGGTGGCGAGTCTGAACTTGATTCTCGAAGAAATAGAAGCCCTCGCCCAAGCAATTCGCTATCAAGCACAGCAACATCGTTATACGGTAATGGTCGGACGATCTCACGGAATTCATGCTGAACCGATCACGTTTGGTTTTAAACTCGCAGGCTGGTTAGCAGAAATCTTCCGGCATCGCGATCGCGCGATTCATCTCCGGAATGAAATTGGGGTCGGTAAAATTTCGGGTGCCGTGGGAACCTATGCCAACCTTGATCCAAGAGTGGAAGCCCT
Coding sequences:
- a CDS encoding TIGR00297 family protein, whose product is MSNFPSVLVPWLVAVALNTILLLIAIIAPKKLLTPAGLANAWLLGVLIWGILGWQGYTVVMFYFLVGSAVTRIGLAQKEAAGIAEKRSGARGPENVWGSALVATVCALGIALNQSPDLSIIPTPILLLAYVASFSTKLSDTTASEVGKAYGKRTFLITSLKPVTPGTEGAVSLEGTLAGLLASAVIAGVGWSVGLTSALGILYCIIAAFIATNLESLIGATLQEKFDLLTNEVVNIINTLIGALIAGMMALVFPL
- a CDS encoding glyoxalase — encoded protein: MKTPIFHLAIPVKDITVAKTFYVDGLGCEVGRETDRAAILNFYGHQLVTHTTTEELTPQKGIYPRHFGMIFPSEEDWEAVWKRATAQDLTFYQSAKHRFPGELTEHRTFFLQDPFYNLLEFKYYRYAEAIFGGRNLTAVGERN
- a CDS encoding DUF1565 domain-containing protein, producing MNPLTCASIYLSLTVSAVLPIFVAPTITQSVQAQTTETILYVDANTGNDETASGTRDSPYQTLTQAIAAAPANAVIQLANGTYSEDTGETFPIVVKKPLEIRGHPSSQGYQVKIQGGGEFYSPTGAGQSVAIALLEDSTLTGVSVTNQRDRGIGVWIEGASPTLIKNTFERNDNTGVAVNGKGAAVIQDNYFYSNSGNGMVIYGQSQPTVENNTFERTGFGISITQEASPELIGNEIKHNRIGVMVEGNAQPILRENLIALSTEDGLVAITNSRPNLGTSDAPGGNIFRSNRGQAIKNLTKTYTIPASGNQIAGETTGQIDLSATVAETAPIPRDPLPLAETPNQDPSTNESNAAERAPIPLNRNLSPLPATSNQGTATNESDSDSSSGELVWTAPNYVPPANSESNTPLPPLNRSLSSSPSESQRALPPSQPLSLDPPPPESVPSHNTSNANNTTTNASSNRSSGRSLEELLVLEPNASPPNSSPRRNANSLPVPSGNIPTGQPFRPGASPEERVTAVGGQYRVIVEITQASDQRRVQEIVPQAFASRYQGRPVMQVGIFRTTANAEEIRQKLRQAGLQVQVIAVSNDQ
- a CDS encoding 1-deoxy-D-xylulose-5-phosphate reductoisomerase, with product MKLITIIGSTGSIGTQTLEIAAQYPEEFKIVGLAAGNNIELLARQVEQFRPQIVATCYEEKLPELQAALAGLDYEPILLAGEEGVVEVAQYGDAESVVTGIVGCAGLLPTLAAIKAGKNIALANKETLIAGAPVVLPLVEKHGVKLLPADSEHSAIFQCLQGVPEDGLRRILLTASGGAFRDLPVEQLPTVKVADALKHPNWSMGQKITIDSATLMNKGLEVIEAHYLFGVDYDQIDIVIHPQSIIHSLIELQDTSVLAQLGWADMRLPLLYALSYPDRLYTDWEPLDLVKAGSLTFKDPDHDKYPCMQLAYHAGKAGGLMPAVLNAANEQAVSLFLEEKIGFLDIPRLIEQVCDRAANYNTQTPSLEDILTVNQQARQDVLSAAQSLKTVTA
- a CDS encoding glycerol acyltransferase — encoded protein: MTYPPFSGWSLDERDPKTIQTWLAGFQWFYDHYFQAETEGWEHIPASGGALLVGSHNGGLAAPDTMITIYDWFQHFSTERPAYGLMHSHMWKAYRPIAQIASRMGAIQANPRLAIPALRREACVLVYPGGGKDVFRPYWERDQIKFFDQQGFIKLALQEKVPIVPVVSWGAHETLFVLADIYEPMKAFLETFDLPWLFNLDPEVFPIYLGLPWGVAFGPLINIPLPAKIRVRLCPPIVFERYGRDAAKDLDYVQQCYDTVVEQMQRQLNQLIAESS
- a CDS encoding cation diffusion facilitator family transporter → MTTNDNRPQVRRVLILTLILNLLVMGLKVVVGFFTGSLSIQADALHSFTDSANNVLGLVSNQFASPQPDREHPYGHQKYEALGALGVAAFLGITCFEILQRIIERLIEGAAVIELSSWELWLLIIVLGINIFVAFYERRIGLQLDSPILVADSYHTMGDVWITLVVILGLVGMWQAQIWEISQLQWLDVILAFPVALLVLKSGWKVLRENLPWLVDEIAIPPEVIYRIVMQVPGVINCHNIASRGVVGRQVFIEMHMIVDSDDVEAAHDITEAVEQKLEEYFSPARILIHIEPPEYESNQISFSDDSQEAN
- a CDS encoding 5-(carboxyamino)imidazole ribonucleotide synthase: MSQRVGVIGGGQLAWMMGQAAQKLGVSLWVQAVNPDDPAVAVAEESIIAPLSDLEATEKLAQNCDVITFENEFIDQAGLSRLRDQVLFRPSLSSLAPLLDKYEQRCYLQELGLPVPAFKNVIAGETDFPVDELPVVAKVRRHGYDGQGTFIIDDEWSLDQVWEQLKGEQVLLENFIPFECELAVMAARGVNGETVVYPIVETYQHHQVCQRVIAPARISETLEAEISAIAQTLLSALDWIGIFGIEFFLTEDHHILVNEIAPRTHNSGHYTLDACEVSQFAMHLKAVTGEMLTPPQMKAAAAVMVNLLGYESATEQYLEKRKQLEVLPNTHVYWYGKTQARPGRKLGHVTVLGESIAEASAIADQVSEIWYPHDDER
- a CDS encoding pentapeptide repeat-containing protein, whose product is MINKVMQVICLLLVCIVLVLPFNAEAQTSTRFQRESLISADLSGEDLSGETLQLREVSDANLSAANLTEADLRGSIFTASVMKDANLHGANLTFTVLNGVDFTNANLSQTILEDAILSRAIFENADIAGADFTNAVLDSQQIDQLCEMASGVNEETGVATRDSLGCL
- a CDS encoding HAMP domain-containing protein produces the protein MNTIREILARWWSEFTLQTRLMAVGTLVVSLVMSGLTFWAVNTIQQDARMNDTRFGRDLGLLLAANIAPLVAEDDLTEVALFSGRFYSSTSSVRYILYAEPDGKIRFGIPFSEAEGDNTLTIQRRIQLPDSYSPDSEQPLVRQHPTPNGEVTDVFVPLSYENEYLGVLAVGINPNPTVVASSNLTRDVTIAVFISIWAMVILGAVFNALTITKPIKELLVGVRNIAAGNFKQRIELPLGGELGELISSFNYMAERLARYEEQNIEELTAEKAKLETLVSTIADGAVLIDTNLHVMLVNPTAERIFGWEGREMTGENVLHHLPHEVNMEISGPLQEVIAKASAEGNDGEDGEENDPVEDSYKEGGEFRITLTTPHERTVRIMLTRVLDQYRETIKGLAITVQDITREVELNKAKSQFISNVSHELRTPLFNIKSFIETLSEYGEELTQEERKEFLQTTNSETDRLTRLVNDVLDLSRLESSKVYQMGAVDLNQPIEQTLRSYHLNARDKEIELLQEVQPDLPPVMGNYDLLLQVFANLVGNALKFSKPGGKVMIRAYLLDPEDHPYQPSPQVRVEVADTGIGIDNEDQEAIFDRFFRVENQVHTLEGTGLGLSIVRNIVEKHHSMVRLVSELGVGTTFWFDLLVDESALVKNEDGQATLKDEQLIMNSESN